One part of the Bacteroidia bacterium genome encodes these proteins:
- the hisC gene encoding histidinol-phosphate transaminase: MSDKISPFKPWLYGKKTYKGGKSKADAAAGKKVYKLSSNENLLGSSPKALAAVQRFLLSVNEYPDQTDGRYQEALENFYGSRLKAGQFITANSGVETLELITRAFLQEGQEAIISNPCFLPYKMFAEKEGAKVIDVPLVGDDFLLDVAGILAEINEKTRLVFITNPNNPTGTYVPKYQLDELIDAVPDHVIVVFDEVYYQFADKEDYTIALPYVEAGKQVIGVNSFSKAYGLAGLRMGYAYTTPELAQYVQTVRRPFMVNTLCLEAAIAALEDQAFIEETVKLIQAEKAFLYPHLDRIGIKYWKSQANFFLSKPEMDAFEFEEKMLEEGIMVRPVASFGAPGCVRITIGTREANEALVKALEVVCGQKMAPSH; this comes from the coding sequence ATGTCAGATAAGATTTCGCCCTTTAAGCCCTGGTTATACGGAAAGAAAACCTACAAAGGAGGCAAGTCAAAAGCCGATGCCGCTGCCGGGAAAAAAGTATATAAACTCTCCTCCAATGAGAATCTTTTGGGTTCTTCTCCAAAAGCTTTAGCAGCCGTCCAACGTTTCCTCTTAAGTGTAAATGAATATCCGGATCAAACAGATGGCAGGTATCAGGAGGCATTAGAGAACTTCTACGGATCTCGTTTAAAAGCCGGTCAGTTTATTACTGCTAATAGCGGAGTAGAAACCCTGGAATTGATCACTCGTGCCTTCTTACAGGAGGGACAGGAGGCAATTATTTCCAATCCCTGTTTCCTTCCTTATAAAATGTTTGCCGAAAAAGAGGGAGCAAAGGTAATAGATGTACCTTTGGTTGGAGATGATTTCTTGCTGGATGTAGCAGGGATTTTGGCTGAAATCAATGAAAAGACTCGACTGGTTTTTATCACAAATCCCAATAATCCGACTGGTACCTATGTACCCAAATATCAGTTGGATGAATTGATCGATGCTGTTCCAGATCATGTAATCGTGGTATTCGATGAGGTCTATTATCAATTTGCAGATAAAGAAGATTATACCATTGCCCTTCCATATGTGGAGGCAGGAAAACAGGTAATCGGAGTAAATAGCTTCTCCAAAGCTTATGGTTTAGCAGGTCTGCGTATGGGATATGCTTATACTACTCCTGAACTGGCCCAATATGTCCAGACCGTTCGTCGACCCTTTATGGTAAATACCCTCTGTCTGGAGGCAGCAATAGCAGCTTTAGAGGATCAGGCCTTTATTGAGGAAACCGTAAAACTGATTCAGGCAGAAAAAGCCTTTCTCTATCCTCATTTAGATCGTATAGGTATCAAGTACTGGAAAAGCCAGGCCAACTTCTTTCTAAGCAAACCTGAAATGGATGCCTTTGAGTTTGAGGAAAAAATGCTGGAAGAGGGGATCATGGTGAGGCCCGTAGCTTCCTTTGGAGCGCCTGGCTGTGTGCGGATAACTATTGGTACCCGGGAAGCGAATGAAGCATTGGTGAAAGCGCTGGAAGTGGTTTGTGGACAAAAAATGGCACCCAGTCATTGA
- a CDS encoding alpha-hydroxy acid oxidase: protein MNIDLLKNVYGFQKAAQKILGKESFEYLDSGADDGLTYQRNMDIFKQLQIKPRRLMDVSKIDMSVKFFGKAYRTPIMLAPVGLQDRFHPEAELATARAAKKSGHLMIASTVSKSSITEIGQVFDGEQKPWFQLYPTDDLEFREKLIKRAEAAGCTALVLTIDVPVLGNREYHGQKLQTAIDKGSQGMGNLSTMPEGVSFLDPAMAWRSIPWLKVRTKMRIFLKGIMCKEDARLAIEHGVDGIIVSNHGGRQLESNLSTMEVLEEVVEIVNGRIPILLDGGIRRGTDIFKALALGAKAVCLGRPYIYGLSVAGEEGVSRVLEILESELKRNMQLAGVRSLEELTPAAVKWI from the coding sequence ATGAATATTGATCTGTTGAAGAATGTTTACGGATTCCAGAAGGCTGCTCAGAAGATATTGGGAAAGGAGAGTTTTGAATACCTGGACAGTGGTGCGGATGATGGGCTGACCTATCAGCGGAACATGGATATATTCAAACAACTTCAGATCAAACCGAGGAGATTGATGGATGTGAGTAAGATTGATATGTCGGTAAAGTTCTTCGGAAAAGCCTATCGCACTCCCATTATGTTAGCCCCGGTTGGATTGCAGGATCGATTCCATCCGGAGGCAGAATTGGCGACAGCCAGAGCCGCGAAGAAATCCGGTCATTTGATGATTGCTTCTACGGTGAGCAAATCCAGCATCACGGAGATTGGGCAGGTGTTTGATGGAGAACAAAAACCCTGGTTCCAATTGTATCCTACGGATGATCTGGAATTCCGGGAAAAATTGATCAAGCGGGCGGAAGCTGCAGGCTGTACGGCATTGGTCCTAACGATAGATGTACCTGTATTGGGAAATCGCGAATATCATGGGCAAAAACTACAGACAGCAATTGATAAAGGGAGTCAGGGGATGGGAAATTTATCTACAATGCCTGAAGGCGTCTCTTTTCTTGATCCGGCAATGGCCTGGAGAAGTATTCCCTGGTTGAAAGTTCGGACGAAAATGAGAATCTTCCTGAAAGGGATTATGTGTAAGGAAGATGCTCGCCTTGCCATAGAGCATGGGGTAGATGGTATCATTGTATCCAATCATGGGGGCAGACAATTGGAAAGCAATTTGTCGACGATGGAAGTATTGGAAGAGGTAGTTGAAATTGTAAATGGTAGAATTCCCATTCTGTTGGACGGAGGGATCAGAAGAGGAACGGATATATTTAAGGCCCTGGCTTTAGGAGCGAAAGCTGTATGCCTGGGAAGACCGTATATTTATGGCTTAAGCGTAGCAGGTGAGGAAGGCGTAAGTCGAGTCCTGGAAATTCTGGAAAGCGAACTCAAAAGGAATATGCAATTAGCGGGTGTCAGATCTTTGGAAGAACTAACACCCGCCGCTGTGAAATGGATTTAA
- a CDS encoding triple tyrosine motif-containing protein, giving the protein MRKNLPLFTLLILVFFCSVGLSQDYNLGIPFIKSFERDEYQAAAPNWSIVQDQQGLVYFANSEGLLVYDGRSWELFPLPNKSVLRALAISESGRIYAGGQNEIGYFSPDSSGQWRYHSLKRLIPESHTDFEDVWEIVTTDAGVFFRSSNKIFFLDSETSQVFSDRTYTFLGSANGKVIAAAQDGSISEIDQKESRSLGQIVKSEAFLIKGICALGDEIILATDQEGLYSLLEGKLEKKKLQNEALLADLQISSIQALKEGNLAIGTAFGGLLMLDAEGKIYQWIKQEDGLLRNSILGIYLDKSMNLWLGLDNGINLVQVNSPFRKIYPDESLRGTAYDIQIKNDEIFFATSNGLYRAPWIEYYPPGLNPNFQLIENSKGLTWGLDLLDNKLLLSDNRGASLVSSGRANRFFEGTGYWKFEALQKYPDISVAGNYQGVAFFRNKGEELEYLYHLEDFSESSRFLEQDNKGNVWIAHPYRGIFRIELSEPLQSSSVHQYGEKDGLTSDLDNHLFRIGDEIVFCSSKGSFLFDYQKERFIPFERFNNIFGDSVKIRRLRMLPNGDIWYISQNDFGVLKITDRGVEKEVIKEEFPQIEPLLNKGFEQIYGHNDRHVFITSEEGFILYDYKNSQRFPPFFTALVREVKITGEQDRILYGGASIGAFEEDSDGKIELSSDQNALKFSFSSTDYVSPLEVEYRFKLEGFDQDWSPWKQENTKEYTNLPPSSYTFVLEARKPNGELSEAVSYSFKIHPPWYASRLAYLIYALLLFAAIYFYLRQQNKKYQSLQEDHEQEIEASKKTIGKLREEQIQKELEFKKRELVSTTMHVLQKNELLERIKNDLQDIRRKSKDIPINKDLKKLIQMLQQDSILDKGWEQFLLHFNEVNKDFFQEIKTTYPDLTPKDLKLCAYMRMNLSTKEMASLLNVTVRGIEASRYRLRKKFELDSNQNLTEFLMAY; this is encoded by the coding sequence ATGAGAAAGAATCTCCCGCTTTTTACTTTATTGATACTGGTTTTTTTCTGTTCAGTCGGATTGTCTCAGGATTATAATTTGGGGATTCCCTTTATCAAATCTTTTGAGAGAGATGAATATCAGGCTGCTGCTCCTAATTGGAGTATCGTTCAGGATCAGCAGGGCCTTGTTTACTTCGCTAACTCTGAGGGCTTGTTGGTATATGACGGAAGAAGCTGGGAACTCTTTCCTTTACCCAATAAAAGCGTATTAAGGGCACTGGCAATATCTGAGAGCGGTCGTATTTATGCAGGGGGACAAAATGAGATAGGCTATTTCTCTCCGGATTCTTCTGGCCAGTGGAGGTATCATTCTTTAAAAAGATTGATTCCGGAATCCCATACAGATTTTGAAGATGTATGGGAGATCGTAACTACAGATGCTGGTGTATTTTTTCGATCCTCCAATAAGATCTTTTTTCTGGATTCGGAAACCAGCCAGGTTTTCTCTGATCGAACCTATACTTTTTTAGGCTCTGCCAATGGAAAGGTGATTGCGGCTGCTCAGGATGGTAGTATTTCGGAAATTGATCAGAAGGAAAGCCGTAGTCTGGGACAAATTGTTAAATCAGAAGCCTTTCTCATAAAAGGTATTTGTGCCCTTGGAGATGAAATAATATTAGCCACTGATCAAGAAGGCTTATACAGCCTTCTTGAGGGGAAGTTGGAAAAGAAAAAATTACAAAACGAAGCCTTGCTGGCCGATCTTCAGATCAGTTCTATTCAAGCCTTAAAAGAAGGAAATCTTGCTATAGGTACAGCTTTTGGAGGATTACTTATGCTGGATGCGGAGGGGAAAATTTATCAGTGGATAAAGCAGGAAGATGGATTGCTCCGAAATAGCATTTTGGGCATATACCTCGATAAAAGTATGAATCTTTGGCTTGGGTTGGACAATGGGATTAATTTGGTCCAGGTCAATTCTCCTTTCAGGAAGATATATCCAGATGAATCTTTGAGAGGAACTGCTTATGATATTCAGATCAAGAATGATGAAATCTTTTTTGCAACAAGTAATGGTTTATATCGTGCACCCTGGATAGAATACTATCCACCGGGCCTAAACCCAAATTTTCAACTGATTGAAAATAGCAAAGGACTTACCTGGGGACTGGATTTGCTGGACAATAAACTATTGCTAAGTGATAATCGGGGAGCCTCTTTGGTTTCATCAGGGAGAGCAAATCGCTTTTTTGAAGGAACAGGTTACTGGAAATTTGAAGCCTTGCAAAAATATCCGGATATCTCAGTTGCGGGAAATTATCAGGGAGTTGCGTTTTTTAGGAATAAGGGGGAAGAGCTTGAATACCTTTACCATCTGGAAGATTTCTCAGAGTCAAGCCGATTCCTAGAGCAAGACAATAAAGGCAATGTATGGATTGCACATCCCTATCGCGGTATTTTCAGAATAGAACTTAGCGAGCCCTTGCAGAGTTCAAGTGTTCATCAATACGGAGAAAAGGATGGCTTGACTTCCGACCTCGATAATCATTTATTTCGGATTGGAGACGAAATTGTCTTTTGTAGCAGTAAAGGGAGTTTCCTATTTGATTATCAAAAGGAAAGATTTATTCCCTTCGAAAGGTTCAATAATATTTTTGGAGATTCTGTTAAAATCCGCCGGCTGAGGATGCTTCCAAATGGAGATATCTGGTATATCAGTCAAAATGATTTTGGAGTCCTGAAGATTACAGATAGAGGAGTTGAGAAGGAGGTGATAAAAGAAGAATTCCCACAAATAGAACCCTTGCTGAATAAGGGGTTTGAGCAGATCTATGGGCATAATGATCGACATGTATTTATCACCTCGGAAGAAGGTTTTATTTTGTATGATTATAAAAATTCTCAACGCTTTCCTCCTTTTTTTACAGCTCTGGTGCGGGAAGTAAAAATTACCGGTGAACAAGATAGAATTCTATATGGTGGAGCTTCTATAGGAGCTTTTGAGGAAGATTCGGATGGCAAAATCGAGCTTAGTTCTGATCAAAATGCCCTCAAATTTTCCTTTTCTTCCACCGACTATGTATCTCCCCTGGAAGTTGAATACCGTTTTAAGCTCGAAGGTTTTGATCAGGATTGGAGTCCGTGGAAACAGGAAAACACCAAGGAATACACAAATCTTCCTCCTTCCTCCTACACCTTTGTATTAGAAGCTCGAAAGCCTAATGGAGAACTAAGTGAAGCAGTAAGCTATTCCTTTAAAATCCATCCTCCCTGGTATGCTTCAAGGCTTGCTTATTTGATATATGCACTCCTTTTATTTGCTGCCATTTATTTCTACCTCAGACAACAGAACAAAAAATATCAAAGTCTTCAGGAAGATCATGAGCAGGAAATTGAGGCCTCTAAGAAAACCATTGGCAAGCTTAGAGAAGAACAGATCCAGAAGGAACTGGAGTTTAAGAAACGAGAGTTGGTGAGTACTACCATGCATGTATTGCAGAAGAATGAATTGCTGGAACGGATCAAAAATGACTTACAGGATATCAGAAGGAAAAGTAAGGATATCCCGATAAATAAAGACCTCAAAAAACTCATCCAAATGTTGCAGCAGGATAGTATCCTTGATAAAGGATGGGAACAATTCCTCCTTCATTTTAATGAGGTGAACAAAGACTTTTTCCAGGAGATTAAAACTACCTATCCCGACCTCACTCCCAAAGATCTAAAGCTATGTGCGTATATGCGCATGAACCTTTCTACCAAAGAAATGGCCTCCTTACTCAATGTTACCGTCAGAGGAATAGAAGCGAGTAGATATCGCTTGCGCAAAAAGTTTGAACTGGATTCCAACCAGAACCTCACCGAATTCCTCATGGCTTATTAG
- a CDS encoding family 16 glycosylhydrolase, giving the protein MRFYLSIILSLTVLFSACEGETPEQPALPKLSIRNEAVQEGNSNSILTVTVQLSSPSEQEVSMSYETLDESAAAGEDFEAASGNLVIPVGDTEAEIEINIIGDEFREENETFLVRLSNPVNAEFSRTTGTMTLMNDDTMVDESNLNIPSSGYSTPDNYQGMTLVWRDEFQGTDISDDWVFEIGDGCDRNLCGWGNNELEYYREDNAFIASGEYLAIQARRENFEGRNYTSTRMITQGRQKFQFGRIDIRAAMPSGQGMWPALWMLGSNITSVGWPACGEIDIMELVGHEPDKVHGTIHWDNGGNYASFGQGFDSPTSLENEWNVYSITWDENQIRWLLNDVQYNVADITPTNLSEFKNEFFFILNVAVGGNWPGQPNSSTVFPQRMLVDYIRVFQDN; this is encoded by the coding sequence ATGAGATTTTATTTAAGTATTATCCTGAGTCTGACGGTTCTGTTTTCTGCCTGTGAAGGGGAAACTCCAGAACAACCAGCTTTGCCCAAACTCTCAATCAGAAACGAGGCCGTTCAGGAAGGCAATTCAAATTCTATCCTGACAGTAACTGTTCAACTAAGTAGCCCTAGTGAACAAGAAGTAAGTATGAGCTATGAAACATTGGATGAAAGTGCTGCCGCAGGGGAGGACTTCGAGGCCGCTAGCGGAAATCTGGTAATTCCTGTAGGAGACACCGAAGCAGAAATAGAAATCAACATTATTGGGGATGAGTTTAGAGAAGAGAATGAAACCTTTTTGGTTAGGCTCTCAAACCCGGTGAATGCTGAATTTTCAAGAACCACGGGTACGATGACGCTGATGAATGATGATACCATGGTGGACGAATCTAATCTGAATATTCCATCTAGTGGTTATAGTACTCCAGACAACTACCAGGGGATGACACTGGTCTGGAGAGATGAATTTCAGGGAACAGACATCTCTGATGATTGGGTATTTGAAATAGGCGATGGTTGCGACAGAAACTTATGCGGCTGGGGAAATAATGAGCTTGAATATTATAGAGAGGACAATGCTTTCATTGCATCTGGAGAGTATCTCGCTATACAGGCCCGCAGAGAAAACTTTGAAGGCAGGAATTACACCTCAACCCGAATGATTACGCAGGGAAGGCAGAAATTCCAATTTGGCAGGATCGATATTCGCGCAGCTATGCCTTCGGGTCAAGGTATGTGGCCGGCCCTTTGGATGTTGGGATCAAATATTACATCTGTTGGTTGGCCTGCATGTGGGGAGATTGATATCATGGAACTGGTCGGACATGAACCCGATAAAGTACATGGAACCATTCACTGGGACAATGGCGGTAATTATGCAAGCTTTGGACAAGGCTTTGACAGTCCTACCTCTCTGGAAAATGAATGGAATGTATATTCAATTACCTGGGATGAGAATCAGATTCGCTGGCTTCTCAATGATGTCCAGTACAATGTTGCAGACATCACTCCTACCAATCTATCTGAGTTTAAAAACGAATTCTTTTTTATCCTCAACGTTGCAGTTGGTGGAAACTGGCCGGGACAACCCAATTCCAGCACGGTATTCCCACAGAGAATGTTAGTGGATTATATCCGGGTTTTCCAGGATAATTAA
- a CDS encoding thiamine pyrophosphate-dependent enzyme → MSYLFEENFKQVSKYVHATSRGHEAIQLAVGMQLLPQDFVYPYYRDDAMILGLGLDPYDLMLQLLAKRDDPFSGGRTYYSHPSLNDPSKPKIPHQSSATGMQAIPATGAAMGIQYKEKFSELFSYTEKGVVVCSLGDASVTEGEVAEAFQMASLKQLPILFLIQDNEWDISANAEETRSQNAFEYAEGFKGLEAISIDGSNFLASYRAAFDAIETIRTERRPILLHARVPLLNHHTSGVRMEWYRDDLEEAWMKDPYPIVKHQMRDMGFREEEIRSLEEEAEIWVDSDYQRALRAEDPRPEDLFTHDFAESPVTEEKGVRNPAGGEKTVMVDAALHAVEEVMKVDPAVLLYGQDVGHRLGGVFREAATLAQKFGKDRVFNTPIQEAFIIGSTAGMSAVGLKPIVEVQFADYIWPGLNQLFTEVSRSCYLSNGKWPVNMILRVPIGAYGSGGPYHSSSVESVLTNIRGIKIVYPSTGADLKGLMKAAHLDPNPVVILEHKGLYWSKVPGTLAAKTVEPAEDYVLPLGKANVFLQAEEEKVDEGDSLCVITYGMGVHWAINAAKDFPGQIEVLDLRTLFPLDEEAIFESVRRHNKCLVLTEEPVNNTFAQSLSARIMQECFQELDAPVRTLGAENMPAIPLNSILEETMLPSAKKVSKAIKELLDY, encoded by the coding sequence ATGTCCTACTTATTTGAAGAGAATTTCAAGCAGGTATCGAAGTATGTACACGCTACTTCTCGTGGCCACGAAGCCATACAGCTGGCAGTAGGCATGCAATTACTTCCACAGGATTTCGTCTATCCCTATTATCGAGACGACGCAATGATCCTTGGTTTGGGACTTGATCCCTATGATCTCATGCTCCAATTGCTGGCTAAACGCGACGACCCCTTTAGTGGTGGGAGAACCTACTACTCGCATCCTAGCCTAAATGATCCCTCGAAGCCGAAAATTCCACATCAATCGTCAGCAACGGGTATGCAGGCGATTCCAGCCACAGGGGCGGCCATGGGCATTCAGTACAAAGAAAAATTTTCTGAGCTGTTCTCTTATACCGAAAAAGGAGTAGTTGTATGCTCACTCGGTGATGCCTCCGTAACGGAGGGAGAGGTAGCTGAAGCTTTTCAAATGGCTTCTTTAAAACAGCTTCCCATTCTCTTTCTCATTCAGGACAACGAATGGGATATTTCTGCTAATGCAGAAGAGACCCGTTCCCAAAATGCGTTTGAATATGCCGAAGGGTTCAAAGGCCTGGAGGCAATAAGCATAGACGGGAGTAATTTTCTGGCCAGTTATCGTGCGGCCTTTGATGCCATCGAAACGATCAGGACCGAAAGACGCCCCATCTTGTTGCATGCACGAGTTCCTCTCCTGAATCACCATACTTCTGGTGTGCGCATGGAATGGTATCGGGATGATCTGGAAGAAGCATGGATGAAAGATCCTTATCCTATCGTAAAGCACCAGATGCGTGATATGGGATTCAGGGAAGAAGAAATCAGAAGCTTAGAAGAGGAAGCTGAAATCTGGGTGGATTCTGATTACCAAAGAGCGCTAAGAGCTGAGGACCCTCGCCCCGAGGACCTTTTCACCCATGATTTTGCTGAAAGCCCTGTAACAGAGGAAAAAGGAGTGCGGAATCCTGCGGGGGGAGAGAAGACAGTGATGGTCGATGCTGCACTTCACGCAGTAGAGGAAGTGATGAAAGTTGATCCAGCTGTATTGCTATATGGACAGGATGTAGGTCATAGACTGGGAGGCGTATTTAGAGAGGCTGCCACTTTGGCCCAAAAATTTGGGAAAGATAGAGTATTCAATACCCCGATTCAGGAGGCATTTATTATCGGCTCGACAGCAGGCATGTCAGCCGTTGGATTAAAGCCCATTGTAGAAGTTCAGTTTGCTGACTATATCTGGCCGGGACTCAATCAGCTTTTCACCGAAGTGAGTCGTTCCTGCTATTTATCCAATGGAAAATGGCCGGTAAATATGATTCTTCGAGTGCCTATTGGCGCCTATGGAAGTGGAGGGCCGTATCATTCTTCCAGCGTAGAATCTGTACTGACCAATATCAGAGGAATCAAGATTGTATACCCTTCTACAGGAGCGGATTTGAAAGGCTTGATGAAAGCAGCTCATTTGGATCCCAATCCGGTTGTAATATTGGAACATAAAGGATTGTACTGGTCAAAGGTGCCGGGAACACTGGCTGCTAAAACGGTAGAACCGGCTGAAGATTATGTCCTGCCATTGGGGAAAGCCAATGTCTTTTTGCAAGCAGAAGAAGAAAAGGTAGATGAAGGAGACAGCCTTTGTGTAATTACCTATGGAATGGGCGTTCACTGGGCGATCAATGCCGCGAAGGATTTTCCCGGACAGATTGAGGTGCTGGATTTGAGAACACTTTTCCCACTTGATGAAGAAGCTATATTTGAAAGCGTCAGAAGGCATAATAAATGCCTGGTGCTTACAGAGGAACCGGTAAATAATACCTTCGCCCAAAGTTTATCTGCTCGCATCATGCAGGAGTGTTTTCAGGAACTGGATGCTCCTGTAAGAACGCTGGGGGCTGAAAATATGCCGGCCATTCCGCTCAATAGCATACTCGAAGAGACCATGCTTCCTTCTGCCAAAAAAGTTTCCAAAGCCATTAAAGAGCTTTTGGATTACTAG
- a CDS encoding Lrp/AsnC family transcriptional regulator, producing the protein MVKLDEIDRKILKILQEDCRITIKELSIRFSLSSTPIFNRIKRMEKSGIIDRYVAILNPDKVGKKFSSFCHVSLKDHSKSLVQKFVETVNELNEVMECHYVTGNADFILKVITHDIESYNQFIIDKLFRIENISKVESLISMAVSKKTHVIDLDQD; encoded by the coding sequence ATGGTAAAACTGGATGAAATAGACAGGAAGATCCTAAAAATACTGCAGGAAGATTGTCGGATAACTATCAAAGAGCTGTCAATTCGCTTTAGTCTTTCCTCTACTCCCATCTTCAATCGCATCAAAAGAATGGAGAAATCAGGGATCATAGATCGATATGTGGCGATCCTGAATCCAGACAAAGTAGGAAAGAAATTTAGTTCCTTTTGCCACGTTTCTCTCAAGGATCATTCTAAAAGTCTGGTTCAGAAATTTGTCGAAACCGTAAATGAATTAAATGAGGTAATGGAATGCCATTATGTAACGGGAAATGCAGACTTTATCCTAAAGGTAATTACCCATGATATTGAGTCTTACAACCAGTTTATCATTGATAAGCTCTTTCGAATCGAGAATATATCCAAGGTTGAATCTTTGATATCTATGGCGGTCAGCAAAAAGACCCATGTCATCGACTTGGATCAGGATTAA
- a CDS encoding DUF3299 domain-containing protein, translating to MMPEFVANKSTLSAIFIFFFLTPLLRGQDTDPWDILADTEFNQEYFEEEEASFLAPTFGPLPKSFEGKSFEITGFLIPLDPTNREYILSKYPYASCFFCGGAGPESVLELKFPEGVEPRNYELDEYISFRGTLVLNASDIFHMNFILENAVELE from the coding sequence ATGATGCCTGAGTTTGTAGCAAATAAAAGCACCTTAAGTGCAATATTCATTTTTTTCTTCCTGACTCCCTTACTTAGGGGGCAGGATACAGATCCCTGGGATATCCTGGCAGATACAGAATTCAATCAGGAATATTTTGAAGAGGAAGAGGCTTCTTTTCTGGCCCCGACCTTTGGACCTCTTCCCAAATCTTTTGAAGGGAAAAGCTTTGAAATCACAGGCTTTCTGATTCCCCTCGACCCTACAAACCGTGAGTACATCCTCTCTAAATATCCCTATGCCTCCTGCTTTTTTTGCGGAGGTGCAGGGCCTGAATCGGTATTGGAATTAAAATTTCCGGAAGGAGTTGAACCCAGAAACTACGAATTAGATGAATATATCAGCTTTCGAGGCACGCTGGTATTGAATGCTAGCGATATATTTCACATGAATTTTATCCTGGAGAATGCAGTTGAACTGGAATAA
- a CDS encoding glycoside hydrolase family 16 protein, with translation MFRYISLQLVLYAFIPLLLLFGACNTAGISVDQNSKKFQKLIWSDEFDYEGLPDPTKWSYDLGDACDLPAGCGWGNNELQYYTQESLKNARVENGLLTIELHKEKVENRNYSSARLVSKGKGDWKYGKIEVRAKLPRGKGSWGAIWMLSSENKYKGWPHSGEIDIMENVGYDPDTIHASAHTLAYHHSIGTHKSGKVSLPDAGEKFHIYSLEWEEDEYRVYADEKMIFRFEKEANDFKVWPFDQKFHLIMNIAYGGNWGGKMGLDDMALPANMQIDYVRVYAL, from the coding sequence ATGTTCCGATACATTTCCTTACAGCTGGTTTTATACGCATTTATTCCCCTCTTACTACTCTTTGGAGCCTGCAATACTGCTGGGATATCAGTTGATCAGAACTCAAAAAAATTCCAAAAACTTATATGGTCAGATGAATTTGATTATGAAGGATTGCCTGATCCTACGAAATGGAGTTACGATCTAGGTGATGCCTGTGATTTGCCTGCAGGATGTGGATGGGGAAATAATGAGCTGCAATATTACACACAGGAAAGCTTGAAAAATGCCCGAGTTGAAAATGGTTTACTGACGATAGAGCTGCATAAAGAAAAGGTAGAAAACAGAAATTATAGTTCCGCAAGATTAGTTAGCAAAGGAAAGGGAGATTGGAAATACGGTAAAATTGAAGTTCGGGCAAAATTACCCCGAGGCAAAGGTAGTTGGGGAGCGATTTGGATGCTTTCTTCAGAAAATAAATACAAGGGTTGGCCTCACAGTGGAGAGATTGACATCATGGAAAATGTGGGATACGATCCGGATACGATTCATGCCTCCGCCCATACCCTCGCCTATCACCATAGCATTGGCACCCATAAATCCGGAAAAGTTTCCTTACCCGATGCGGGGGAAAAGTTTCATATCTATAGCCTCGAATGGGAAGAAGATGAATATCGAGTATATGCAGATGAAAAAATGATCTTCCGCTTTGAGAAGGAGGCGAATGATTTCAAAGTATGGCCATTTGACCAAAAGTTTCACCTAATCATGAATATAGCCTATGGGGGAAACTGGGGTGGAAAGATGGGACTAGATGACATGGCCTTACCTGCAAACATGCAAATTGACTACGTAAGAGTATACGCGCTTTAA